From Flavipsychrobacter sp., a single genomic window includes:
- a CDS encoding T9SS type A sorting domain-containing protein — MTATLKQLLLSNLLLTAILCHKAAATIYTASNSGNYTNATTWTGGNIPPIELDKDTIIIPQGITILLDTSIATIRAGNLLEVNGTLNNSVSRGLYFGQGTLSGSGIIMVDTVLIVSTAWNFNGQITTPNLSLGDLNINSAASINVSQNLRLLRDSIKVNQGSLTIAGNSTISSSGGILHQGTSGTVNYPSRFNFVQNNYGVYDANPLLYHPNVQQITIVLLSKDSGIKLTKDLTIDKVLYLNAGRLMLNGHHLSFVDTAQLATQPDGSISGDTNSSITIATHNGLSNGIPFYQEKISNILDNHVKNFTINTTNKLARLYLPLGLVVHNELNLQRGRLDINFATLEIRPTGNISGGSDSSFILTSLGGGVTQTLAPNDSLFFPVGTKKFGYTPAVLKNNAATAHTFAIGVDSTLLSQGTHGINVAHQFASVESSWLVTSTDTTNITIDLTLYWTPSMETNNLNRKDVFMSCYNQNLWDKQGSSNANSNGNHITLTRKQIKKLGVFAVREFTYIYIPRATLNKLTTTLYPNPTTGDAMLGLSLDKTQRIAIALTDATGRVVYQKEARQYNSGQHNITLPTSSLATGVYLYYITNSNGNVQSKGRLVKE; from the coding sequence ATGACCGCTACCCTAAAGCAACTATTACTTAGCAACCTACTATTGACCGCTATACTTTGTCACAAAGCCGCAGCTACAATATACACCGCAAGTAATTCTGGTAACTATACCAACGCTACCACTTGGACGGGTGGGAACATCCCTCCCATAGAACTTGATAAAGACACCATCATCATTCCTCAGGGCATTACCATATTGCTAGACACTAGTATTGCGACCATTAGAGCAGGCAATCTTCTAGAGGTAAACGGCACACTCAATAATAGCGTTAGTCGCGGGTTATATTTTGGACAAGGAACACTATCGGGTAGTGGTATCATTATGGTAGATACTGTACTCATTGTATCCACCGCGTGGAATTTTAATGGACAGATAACCACCCCTAACCTTTCTTTGGGCGACCTAAACATCAATAGTGCTGCCAGTATAAATGTCAGCCAAAATTTACGCTTACTACGCGATAGCATAAAAGTAAACCAAGGCAGCCTTACCATTGCTGGCAATAGTACTATAAGTTCATCAGGAGGCATCTTACATCAAGGTACTAGTGGTACTGTTAACTATCCCAGCCGCTTCAACTTTGTACAGAACAACTACGGGGTATACGATGCCAACCCTCTACTCTACCACCCTAATGTGCAGCAAATTACCATAGTATTGCTAAGCAAGGATAGTGGCATAAAGCTTACCAAAGACCTAACTATTGACAAAGTACTTTACCTGAATGCTGGCAGGCTCATGCTTAATGGGCATCACCTAAGCTTTGTAGATACGGCACAACTAGCCACACAGCCCGATGGTAGTATAAGTGGAGATACCAATAGTAGCATTACTATAGCTACACACAATGGCTTAAGCAATGGCATACCCTTTTATCAAGAAAAAATCAGCAACATACTGGACAACCATGTAAAAAACTTCACCATCAATACAACCAATAAACTCGCTAGGCTATACTTACCCTTAGGCTTGGTTGTGCATAATGAACTGAACCTACAACGCGGGCGACTAGACATCAATTTTGCCACGCTAGAAATAAGACCGACTGGCAATATAAGTGGTGGTAGCGATAGCAGCTTTATACTTACCTCTCTAGGTGGTGGTGTTACCCAAACATTAGCACCAAATGACAGTTTGTTTTTTCCTGTGGGCACTAAGAAATTTGGCTATACGCCTGCTGTGTTAAAGAACAATGCTGCTACTGCACATACCTTTGCTATAGGGGTAGATAGCACACTATTATCTCAAGGAACACATGGTATTAATGTAGCACATCAATTTGCATCGGTAGAGAGTAGCTGGTTGGTAACCAGTACAGATACTACTAATATTACTATCGACTTAACTCTATACTGGACACCAAGCATGGAAACCAACAACCTAAATCGCAAGGATGTTTTTATGAGTTGCTACAACCAAAACCTATGGGATAAACAAGGTTCAAGTAATGCCAATTCTAACGGGAACCATATTACGCTTACACGCAAGCAAATTAAAAAGCTAGGAGTATTCGCAGTTAGAGAGTTTACTTACATATATATACCAAGAGCGACTCTTAATAAACTCACTACCACCCTCTACCCCAACCCTACTACGGGTGATGCAATGCTTGGGTTAAGTTTAGACAAAACACAACGCATTGCTATTGCACTTACTGATGCAACAGGGCGTGTTGTGTACCAAAAAGAAGCAAGGCAATACAATAGTGGGCAACACAACATAACATTACCTACAAGC
- a CDS encoding T9SS type A sorting domain-containing protein, giving the protein MKASLQKALYLSGILMLLTQLGRAQTTVTYTAVANGNYTSASTWQGGIKPPVTTGLINQQKDLIVIPQGITVVLDTNLVLKNGPGYGQLTVEGTINGQAERYISAGNIVSNTGSIIVDSIDLWGLYPTANGTITANKCRMQNYSTAGPINIKKRLYLPHTNTTMINGPLNFDNHCWIDYTGYSSFIVQNAGVINYADTMNVFRGDLAKIPSPIRWNVDIDTALFDRQIDTMIIDLAQGNAPTAKTWTYSIAHKDLYFNGVMILRSGNLKLNQHKLTLGTHAKIFYNPLTGRIAADKNAVVAVNANNNLGEGLYFYPGAPTHNVNAEDTLRNLTINMGSNTSSVLLHGELTIANNLDLVKGLLHLVDSSNLIINTSATISNAGTNSFITNDFGTSTHMSIHSNATATFPVGTGILTRYAPVDVKNNSSSMEIYKVGCTAGVQDTIDRGFDISFEEPCVAATWWVDPSAATGSNADVTLKWPVALEYNNFNRAQSYITRYLYNQLHWDTLPTHSMANTQGSLYTQTETINNFSTTKGNYFSVFDGATSLANLSVNNLTTNNKVTLYPNPTYGNATLSITLEKTQSIAITLTDVNGRVVYTQPVTEYNNGQHNIALPTQNLTNGLYFLQLTNEKGTLLNSGKLMKQ; this is encoded by the coding sequence ATGAAGGCATCTCTTCAAAAAGCCTTGTACCTATCCGGCATTCTCATGCTGTTGACACAATTAGGACGAGCACAAACTACCGTTACATACACCGCTGTTGCCAATGGCAATTATACCAGCGCCTCTACTTGGCAGGGTGGTATAAAACCACCTGTAACTACAGGACTTATCAATCAACAGAAAGACCTTATCGTTATACCACAAGGTATTACCGTTGTCTTAGATACTAACCTCGTCCTAAAAAATGGACCAGGATATGGGCAACTTACTGTAGAAGGAACAATTAACGGGCAGGCAGAACGGTATATATCTGCAGGTAATATTGTTAGCAACACAGGCTCTATCATTGTAGACAGTATAGACCTTTGGGGATTGTACCCTACAGCAAATGGAACCATTACTGCTAACAAATGTAGAATGCAAAACTATAGTACCGCTGGCCCTATTAACATAAAAAAGAGGTTATACCTCCCACACACCAATACGACAATGATAAATGGCCCACTCAATTTTGACAACCACTGTTGGATAGACTATACGGGCTACTCCAGTTTTATCGTTCAAAATGCGGGCGTGATAAATTATGCAGACACCATGAATGTTTTTCGTGGAGACTTAGCAAAAATACCCAGTCCTATAAGATGGAATGTTGATATAGATACGGCCTTGTTTGACCGACAAATAGACACCATGATAATAGACTTAGCTCAGGGTAATGCTCCTACTGCTAAAACATGGACCTACTCTATAGCTCATAAAGACCTTTACTTCAACGGCGTTATGATACTAAGATCAGGCAACCTAAAGCTTAATCAGCACAAACTTACTTTAGGTACTCATGCTAAAATTTTCTATAACCCTCTTACAGGAAGAATAGCTGCTGATAAAAATGCAGTAGTTGCAGTTAATGCCAATAACAACTTAGGAGAAGGGTTATATTTTTACCCAGGTGCACCAACTCATAATGTCAATGCAGAGGATACACTTCGCAACCTTACCATAAATATGGGCAGTAATACAAGCTCAGTTCTTTTGCACGGGGAGCTAACTATAGCCAATAACCTCGACCTAGTTAAAGGGCTATTACATTTAGTAGACAGCTCCAACCTCATTATCAACACTAGCGCTACTATTAGTAATGCAGGCACCAACAGTTTCATCACTAACGACTTTGGTACAAGCACTCATATGAGCATCCATAGTAATGCTACCGCTACCTTCCCTGTAGGTACGGGCATATTAACACGCTATGCCCCTGTTGATGTAAAGAACAATAGCAGTAGTATGGAAATATATAAAGTAGGCTGTACTGCTGGCGTGCAAGATACCATTGACAGAGGTTTTGACATCTCATTTGAAGAGCCTTGCGTAGCCGCTACATGGTGGGTAGATCCTAGCGCTGCTACAGGCAGTAATGCTGATGTGACCTTAAAATGGCCAGTAGCATTGGAGTACAATAACTTTAATAGAGCACAGTCGTACATTACCAGATACTTATACAATCAATTGCACTGGGATACGTTACCCACACATAGTATGGCAAATACTCAAGGTAGCCTCTATACGCAAACCGAAACCATAAATAACTTTAGTACGACCAAAGGCAACTACTTCTCTGTGTTCGATGGTGCTACATCTTTGGCTAACCTATCGGTAAATAACTTAACGACCAACAACAAGGTGACCCTCTACCCTAACCCTACTTATGGCAATGCAACATTAAGCATCACGCTAGAGAAAACACAATCTATAGCAATAACGCTTACTGATGTAAATGGACGCGTGGTGTATACCCAACCTGTTACTGAATACAATAACGGACAACACAACATTGCACTACCTACACAAAACTTAACTAATGGATTATACTTCTTACAACTAACCAACGAAAAAGGCACACTACTCAATAGTGGAAAGTTGATGAAACAGTAA
- a CDS encoding DnaJ domain-containing protein, producing MPTTVTLKDYYQILEIDPTASQEEVRKAHRMLARKYHPDVNKDSAYASDYFREVQEAYQILKEPVLRKQYDEQRWLYGMSNRAKNTQTVTALWVLEESRKLSAHLVGIDTFRMSHEALYSYMQLLLSDAHMAVLKESEDEAARAQIVAHLLQATKGLKHKYQTGTATLLHAIALEEGQQLAIQQQLRLQQRKEKRDTALPYIAVLITIVLCIFMVLWSR from the coding sequence GTGCCTACCACAGTTACACTAAAAGATTACTACCAAATACTGGAGATAGACCCCACTGCTTCGCAAGAAGAGGTGCGCAAGGCCCACCGTATGCTGGCACGTAAGTATCATCCCGATGTGAATAAGGATAGTGCCTATGCTTCCGATTATTTCAGAGAGGTGCAGGAGGCCTACCAAATACTTAAAGAGCCCGTACTACGCAAACAGTACGACGAGCAACGCTGGCTATACGGCATGAGCAACCGTGCTAAAAACACCCAAACGGTAACGGCATTGTGGGTGCTGGAAGAAAGCCGTAAACTCAGTGCTCATCTTGTAGGTATTGATACCTTTCGTATGAGTCATGAAGCGCTGTATAGTTATATGCAATTACTCTTGTCTGATGCACATATGGCCGTGTTAAAAGAAAGCGAGGACGAGGCTGCACGTGCTCAAATAGTAGCACACCTGTTACAGGCTACCAAAGGGTTAAAACATAAATACCAAACAGGTACAGCTACACTACTACATGCCATAGCTTTGGAAGAGGGGCAGCAGCTAGCCATACAACAACAGCTGCGGTTACAACAGCGTAAAGAAAAGCGCGACACAGCATTACCCTACATTGCCGTGCTGATCACAATTGTGCTCTGCATATTCATGGTGTTGTGGAGTAGATAA
- a CDS encoding T9SS type A sorting domain-containing protein — MILQLTQAALLSCFLLLFTASSFAQTTTTYTAIANGNYTSASTWQSGIVPPVTTGLVSYSEHIVIPQGITVTLDTNLHLKTSGWYPRMTVDGSLIGLPGYYAKIQAPLISSATGVVNIDSTFLQGINAGVDFQGTMTTNNCYMSNYTFKGTLNINKRLHMHNASDVNQVYGTLNFGNHCWIQSEGRCRFHTVTYNNGTSIVSGVINYADTMNLSYKYLWLGGINPFLDIDTNYIGRQIDSLIIDLDTNYSSPQVPWALRVVHKDVYFNGVMIIKSGNLNLNHKNIIFGPNSKLYCTPNKGRIKTEKDADITINATSDFGDGFIFWDETILTTPADTVRNFTVNMGNNTGTVKLHNNLIINNKLDLQKGQLHLADTSKLIINHNTNATITNASTNSYVTSSFGGALHMNVAASGTTTFPVGTPAQYAPVDVKNNSSSSEVYKVGAVAGVKDTVVTGFDIATQEPCVAATWWVNPSAATGSSANVTIKWPAALEVNSFNRTQSYITTYLYSQLKWDTQTTASAAGSQGSLYTQTQTVNNFDTGKSNFFSVFDGATSLANLSVNNLTTNNKVILYPNPTQGNATLSITLEKTQPIAITLTDVNGRVVHAQPITEYNNGQHNIALPTQNLTNGLYFLQLTNEKGTLLNSGKLMKQ, encoded by the coding sequence ATGATTCTACAACTTACACAAGCTGCACTCCTGTCTTGCTTTTTGTTATTATTTACAGCAAGCAGCTTTGCACAAACCACCACAACCTACACCGCCATTGCTAATGGTAACTATACCAGCGCTTCTACTTGGCAGAGCGGTATAGTACCACCTGTAACTACAGGATTAGTAAGCTATTCAGAACATATTGTAATACCTCAAGGCATTACGGTGACACTAGATACCAACTTGCACTTAAAGACAAGTGGCTGGTATCCAAGAATGACTGTTGATGGATCTTTGATAGGACTACCTGGCTATTATGCAAAAATACAAGCACCACTAATAAGTAGTGCTACAGGTGTAGTAAACATAGACAGTACTTTCTTACAAGGTATTAATGCGGGAGTTGACTTCCAAGGTACAATGACTACGAATAACTGTTATATGTCTAACTACACCTTCAAAGGCACACTCAACATCAACAAGAGATTGCATATGCACAATGCTTCTGATGTTAACCAAGTATATGGCACACTCAACTTTGGCAACCATTGCTGGATACAGAGCGAAGGGCGTTGTAGATTCCATACTGTAACCTACAACAATGGAACTTCTATAGTTTCAGGAGTTATCAATTATGCAGACACAATGAATCTTAGCTATAAATACTTATGGCTAGGCGGCATTAATCCTTTTTTGGATATTGACACCAACTACATCGGCAGACAAATAGATTCACTTATTATAGACCTAGATACCAATTACTCTTCACCACAAGTACCTTGGGCATTAAGAGTAGTACATAAAGATGTATACTTCAATGGTGTGATGATCATCAAATCTGGCAACCTGAATCTAAACCATAAGAACATCATCTTTGGCCCCAATTCAAAACTATACTGCACACCCAATAAAGGAAGAATAAAAACAGAAAAAGATGCAGACATCACTATAAATGCTACTAGCGACTTTGGTGACGGTTTTATATTCTGGGACGAGACCATATTAACTACCCCTGCTGACACAGTAAGAAACTTTACTGTAAATATGGGCAATAACACAGGCACTGTAAAACTACACAACAACCTGATCATCAATAACAAACTAGACCTACAAAAAGGACAACTACATTTAGCCGACACCAGTAAACTTATCATCAATCATAATACTAACGCTACCATAACCAATGCTAGCACCAATAGTTATGTAACCAGCTCTTTTGGTGGTGCTCTACATATGAATGTGGCCGCTAGCGGCACTACAACTTTCCCTGTAGGTACACCAGCACAGTATGCCCCTGTTGATGTGAAGAACAATAGTAGCAGTAGCGAGGTATATAAAGTAGGCGCAGTAGCGGGTGTAAAAGATACCGTGGTAACCGGTTTTGACATTGCTACCCAAGAGCCTTGTGTGGCGGCTACATGGTGGGTAAACCCTAGCGCGGCTACAGGCAGCTCTGCTAATGTGACCATCAAATGGCCTGCAGCTTTGGAGGTCAATAGCTTTAATAGAACACAGTCTTACATCACTACTTATTTGTACAGCCAACTGAAATGGGATACCCAAACCACTGCTAGCGCTGCTGGCTCTCAAGGTAGCCTCTACACACAAACTCAAACAGTGAACAACTTCGATACAGGAAAAAGTAATTTCTTCTCCGTATTCGACGGAGCTACTTCTTTAGCTAACCTATCGGTAAATAACTTAACGACCAACAACAAAGTGATCCTCTACCCTAACCCTACTCAGGGCAATGCAACATTGAGCATCACGCTGGAGAAAACACAACCTATTGCAATAACACTTACAGATGTAAATGGACGTGTGGTGCATGCCCAACCTATTACTGAATACAATAACGGACAACACAACATTGCACTGCCTACACAAAACTTAACTAACGGATTATACTTCTTACAACTGACCAACGAAAAAGGCACACTACTCAATAGTGGAAAGTTGATGAAACAATAA